The DNA segment GCTTCTCCGCTTCGCGCTTCTCGCGCTCCTCGGCCGCAACCTTCCTGGCAGCCTGCCGTTCGGCGAATGCCGGATCGTTCACCGGATTCTTGGCTTTCGCCCGTTCGAGCAGCGCCTGCTTTGCCTTGGCCTGTTCGCTCAACCGGTCATTGAAACTACCGGTTTCCTTACCCTTCATGTATCTGAACCTTCACTACCGTGCGCCGTGATGGACGCCCTGCCTGTATAGAACAGGGTGTTTACGACCGAATCGATGGCCGAGTCCAGATTCCAGGTGGGTTGGCGCGGCGTTTTCGGCGAAATCAGGCCAGCGCCGCATCCAGTGTGGGGTGCATATCGATGATCTTGGAGAAGCCGCTGACCGTGAAAACCTCCTGCACGCCCTGGGTCAGCGAGCACAACACGATCTTGCCACCCTTGGCCTTGGCGGCCTTGGCAGCGCTGAGAAAAACGCGCAAACCCGCCGACGACACATAGGTCAGCTTCGCACAATCGATAACGACCACGGTGCTCTGGTCGACAAGCGGCAACAGCGCGCTCTCGAAAGCCGGAGACGTCATGCTGTCGATCCGGCCTTCCGGGCGGACGACCAGCTTATCGCCAATGGTTTCGTGGGTGATTTCCATGATGTTCCCCTTGAATTCAGACTCGTGCAGT comes from the Emcibacter sp. SYSU 3D8 genome and includes:
- a CDS encoding STAS domain-containing protein, whose translation is MEITHETIGDKLVVRPEGRIDSMTSPAFESALLPLVDQSTVVVIDCAKLTYVSSAGLRVFLSAAKAAKAKGGKIVLCSLTQGVQEVFTVSGFSKIIDMHPTLDAALA